A single genomic interval of Oncorhynchus mykiss isolate Arlee chromosome 13, USDA_OmykA_1.1, whole genome shotgun sequence harbors:
- the LOC118938367 gene encoding rab11 family-interacting protein 4A-like isoform X3, with protein MSTQPAVHNGEARLGPPIIMCTRPYPDCSVEQGECCDMDSTNESGVGSDTSDGGRSNEKEEGLGGLFNNSGQLIGSASASVFSGEEQFEDYGEGEDVDYTPSSPCPDDDARTNGFSDLGSSLPSSAGQTPLKMCHLYNSDVLDVYCSQCYKKVNLLNDLEARLNNLRANSPNRKISSTAFGRQLFQHNHSAFSSSQGSTEDLFRDSIDSCDVDITEKVSYLEKKVTELENDSLANGDLKCKLKQGNTQLVHRVHELEEQLKDQESRADQTLEEETHRHRETYCKMERDKNTDIELLSNRVQQLEEENGEMKLNVCKLKSQTEKLDQEKQRMTDRLEDTSLRLKDEMDLYRKMMDKLWQNRHEFQKEREAMQELIEDLRRELEHLQLFKLGSEAGQGAGLSEYNAKTREIEMEHEVKRLKQENFKLRDQNDDLNSQILSLSLYEAKNLFACHTKAQSLAAEIDNASRDELVDALKEQECVNLRLRQYMDKIILAILDHNPSILEIKSNS; from the exons aACGGCGAGGCCCGACTGGGCCCTCCCATCATCATGTGTACCCGTCCATACCCAGACTGCAGTGTGGAGCAGGGGGAGTGTTGTGACATGGACAGCACCAATGAGAGCGGCGTGGGCTCTGACACCTCTGACGGGGGGCGGAGCAacgagaaggaggaggggctagGTGGACTGTTCAACAA TTCTGGCCAGCTGATTGGCTCGGCTTCTGCGTCCGTCTTCTCGGGGGAGGAACAGTTTGAGGACTACGGAGAGGGGGAGGACGTGGACTACACTCCCAGCAGCCCTTGCCCCGACGATGACGCTCGCACCAACGGCTTCTCAGACCTCGGCTCCTCCCTGCCCTCCAG tgCTGGTCAGACCCCTCTGAAGATGTGTCACCTGTACaacagtgatgtgttggatgtCTATTGTTCTCAGTGCTATAAGAAGGTTAACCTGCTCAACGACCTGGAGGCCAGGCTCAACAACCTCAGAgccaacag CCCCAACAGAAAGATATCCAGCACTGCCTTTGGACG tCAGTTGTTCCAACACAACCACAGTGCTTTTAGCAGCAGTCAGGGAAGCACAGAGGACCTGTTCAGAGACTCCATTGACTCTTGTGATGTGGACATTACTGAGAAG GTGAGTTACCTGGAGAAGAAGGTGACAGAGCTGGAGAATGACAGTCTGGCTAATGGAGACCTCAAGTGTAAACTCAAACAGGGCAACACACAGCTAGTACACAg ggtTCATGAGCTGGAGGAGCAGCTGAAGGAtcaggagagcagagcagatcaGACCCTGGAGGAagagacacatagacacagagagaccTACTgcaagatggagagagacaagAACACGGACATAGAGCTGCTCAGTAACAG AGTTcagcagctggaggaggagaaTGGGGAGATGAAACTGAACGTGTGTAAACTGAAGTCTCAGACTGAGAAACTAGACCAG gagAAGCAGCGTATGACAGACCGGTTAGAGGACACCAGTCTGAGGCTGAAGGATGAGATGGACCTCTACAGGAAGATGATGGACAAGCTGTGGCAGAACAGACATGAAttccagaaggagagagaggccatGCAAGAg TTGATAGAGGACCTGCGTAGGGAGTTGGAGCACCTGCAGCTGTTTAAGCTGGGTTCAGAGGCGGGGCAGGGGGCGGGGCTATCAGAATACAACGCCAAGACACGGGAAATAGAGATGGAGCATGAGGTCAAGAGACTCAAACAG GAGAACTTTAAGCTGCGGGACCAGAACGATGACCTGAACAGTCAGATCCTCAGTCTGAGTCTGTATGAAGCTAAGAACCTGTTTGCCTGCCACACCAAGGCCCAGTCACTGGCTGCTGAGATAGACAACGCTTCTAGGGACGAG TTGGTGGATGCTCTGAAGGAACAGGAGTGTGTTAACCTACGTCTGAGACAGTATATGGATAAAATCATCCTGGCCATTCTGGACCACAACCCCTCTATCCTGGAGATCAAGAGTaacagttaa
- the LOC118938367 gene encoding rab11 family-interacting protein 4A-like isoform X2, with protein MSVAVESGMDSTLQRRGESPPAMDFTNGEARLGPPIIMCTRPYPDCSVEQGECCDMDSTNESGVGSDTSDGGRSNEKEEGLGGLFNNSGQLIGSASASVFSGEEQFEDYGEGEDVDYTPSSPCPDDDARTNGFSDLGSSLPSSAGQTPLKMCHLYNSDVLDVYCSQCYKKVNLLNDLEARLNNLRANSPNRKISSTAFGRQLFQHNHSAFSSSQGSTEDLFRDSIDSCDVDITEKVSYLEKKVTELENDSLANGDLKCKLKQGNTQLVHRVHELEEQLKDQESRADQTLEEETHRHRETYCKMERDKNTDIELLSNRVQQLEEENGEMKLNVCKLKSQTEKLDQEKQRMTDRLEDTSLRLKDEMDLYRKMMDKLWQNRHEFQKEREAMQELIEDLRRELEHLQLFKLGSEAGQGAGLSEYNAKTREIEMEHEVKRLKQENFKLRDQNDDLNSQILSLSLYEAKNLFACHTKAQSLAAEIDNASRDELVDALKEQECVNLRLRQYMDKIILAILDHNPSILEIKSNS; from the exons aACGGCGAGGCCCGACTGGGCCCTCCCATCATCATGTGTACCCGTCCATACCCAGACTGCAGTGTGGAGCAGGGGGAGTGTTGTGACATGGACAGCACCAATGAGAGCGGCGTGGGCTCTGACACCTCTGACGGGGGGCGGAGCAacgagaaggaggaggggctagGTGGACTGTTCAACAA TTCTGGCCAGCTGATTGGCTCGGCTTCTGCGTCCGTCTTCTCGGGGGAGGAACAGTTTGAGGACTACGGAGAGGGGGAGGACGTGGACTACACTCCCAGCAGCCCTTGCCCCGACGATGACGCTCGCACCAACGGCTTCTCAGACCTCGGCTCCTCCCTGCCCTCCAG tgCTGGTCAGACCCCTCTGAAGATGTGTCACCTGTACaacagtgatgtgttggatgtCTATTGTTCTCAGTGCTATAAGAAGGTTAACCTGCTCAACGACCTGGAGGCCAGGCTCAACAACCTCAGAgccaacag CCCCAACAGAAAGATATCCAGCACTGCCTTTGGACG tCAGTTGTTCCAACACAACCACAGTGCTTTTAGCAGCAGTCAGGGAAGCACAGAGGACCTGTTCAGAGACTCCATTGACTCTTGTGATGTGGACATTACTGAGAAG GTGAGTTACCTGGAGAAGAAGGTGACAGAGCTGGAGAATGACAGTCTGGCTAATGGAGACCTCAAGTGTAAACTCAAACAGGGCAACACACAGCTAGTACACAg ggtTCATGAGCTGGAGGAGCAGCTGAAGGAtcaggagagcagagcagatcaGACCCTGGAGGAagagacacatagacacagagagaccTACTgcaagatggagagagacaagAACACGGACATAGAGCTGCTCAGTAACAG AGTTcagcagctggaggaggagaaTGGGGAGATGAAACTGAACGTGTGTAAACTGAAGTCTCAGACTGAGAAACTAGACCAG gagAAGCAGCGTATGACAGACCGGTTAGAGGACACCAGTCTGAGGCTGAAGGATGAGATGGACCTCTACAGGAAGATGATGGACAAGCTGTGGCAGAACAGACATGAAttccagaaggagagagaggccatGCAAGAg TTGATAGAGGACCTGCGTAGGGAGTTGGAGCACCTGCAGCTGTTTAAGCTGGGTTCAGAGGCGGGGCAGGGGGCGGGGCTATCAGAATACAACGCCAAGACACGGGAAATAGAGATGGAGCATGAGGTCAAGAGACTCAAACAG GAGAACTTTAAGCTGCGGGACCAGAACGATGACCTGAACAGTCAGATCCTCAGTCTGAGTCTGTATGAAGCTAAGAACCTGTTTGCCTGCCACACCAAGGCCCAGTCACTGGCTGCTGAGATAGACAACGCTTCTAGGGACGAG TTGGTGGATGCTCTGAAGGAACAGGAGTGTGTTAACCTACGTCTGAGACAGTATATGGATAAAATCATCCTGGCCATTCTGGACCACAACCCCTCTATCCTGGAGATCAAGAGTaacagttaa